In Neomonachus schauinslandi chromosome 8, ASM220157v2, whole genome shotgun sequence, the genomic stretch ATTCCTAGAACTTATTATTATCTGGTATggagcatatttatttattttatatttttagttattcttTGCTTTTCCAAATAGAATGTAAGCCCCATGGGGCAGGGACATTGCCTCCTTGGTGCACTGCTTATTTCCAAAGTCTAGAAGAGAGTCTGCTACAAAGGAGACCCTCAGTAATATTTGTTCAAAGAATGTTGAATAAACATGCATGATAGACCGTGAACACACATTATACCAtatacagtttgttttttttaaacatcacaaatatgattttttatttgtcaccattaaatgtctgacttttaaACAGATTCTTGGACTGGTGGCTCATATCCATCAGCTCGTTCAACTTTAGCACCGGTCTCATCCCCAGTAGCTTTTCCAGAACTACTACCTTCACCATGAAGCTCCATGTGCTTTCCCAATTCAAACTTGGGCTTCTtcagcatttttacttttctaacgAACACATCATGGAGTGGATAAATAGACTGACAAGCCTTTTCTATATCTTTTCCGATGCTGTCTGGAATCAATTTATTGACCACTTCTTTCAAGTCATTTGTTTGCACCTCTTGGGTCATGATTTCCATCATCTTTTTCCGAATTTGACGGACCTCTTGGTGCTGAGCATAAGAGGTCTTCTGAATCTGATTATTGCATTTTTTAGTAAAACCAACACAAAATAGACGAAGCAAATAACCATCGGTAGTCTTGACGTTAACATGAGCTTCAATCATGGTCTGCCATTTTTTGACCATGGAGCACATTTTGTCACGGGTAAGATCCATGCCATGGAAATTAGTCAGGCAGTTTTTGCCCTGAACATCCTCAGTAATTagcttgaattttcttttctttttttttttttttaaagattttatttatttgacagagagagatatagcgagagagggaacacaagcagcgggagtgggagagggagaagcaggcttcccgctgagcaggaagcctaatgtggggctcgatcccaggaccctgggatcatgacccgagcccaaggcagacgcttaacgactgagccacccaggcgcccctagcttgaATTTTCTAAACGCAACTTCATCGTTCTGCAAATCAGCAAGGCTCGCTTCAAAAACACGACCCTTGAGGCCATCAGATGCGATTTTGGTTCCTTGAGTTCTTGTGACTAATGTTTTTCCAATATTTCTTATATTGAACATAGCTGGTGCTTTCACATCATACCAATCTTTCTTAGAAAATGGATCAACCACTTTCTTCTTGGCTCCCTTTTTGCCCCCTTTTGTAAGGCGCTTGTTTTTGCCGACCGCCATGGCGCTGCTCAGGGAGCCAAAAGGCTATACCCTATACAGTTTATATGGAGGGCTCCACTGCCTTCATCTGCTGACATTATAGTGCTCCCTTATGTTTatctggctttttttaaaaaagattttatttatttgagaaagagagagcacatgagaggggggagggtcagagggagaagcaggctccccgcggagcagggagcccgatgcgggactcgatccagggactccaggatcatgacctgagccgaaggcagtcgcttaaccaactgagcccacccaggcaccctgtttatCCAGCTTTTGCAGATATTCCAGTATTTGCTCTCCCTCATTCTTCCACCCATATGTGCGATTCTCCTCTGAAAAGTAGGTACTTAGCTATGAGGTCCAGGAAAGCTTTCCTACAAGACCAAACGTGTTCATCTTATCATGGGCTATGAGGACTCAGTTTTACTCAAAAGACTGACTCAGTGGGAATTTCAGAGGAGGTGAAACATTAATAAAGGCCACTGAAAGAGCTGAAAGAAGGTAAGTCACACCTCTCTCTTATATTAACCAGATATCACACCAGAAGTAGCACtaaattcagagaaaggggaCATGGGGGAAGATTGTTAGGCTGCATGCTACCCTTTGGTCCTTGTTGATCTTCCTATAGAATATTCcttcctcaaaaatatttatgattccaAAGCCCTTTGAAGTACAAACGTGCTGGGACCCCAAGCAgtgttttttaaatctatttgtaTGACCGGAGCTTTGATAgcctttaattaaaaataaaacaaaataaaaatctttacaacTCTAAATGCTATAGAATTTATAATTTCAGTTTACTACTGATAATCATATACAGCCATTGTgttttttgttacattttagcaTGTGTCTTATTTACTTCACTAGATTATACTTCAGAAGGGAAAAATTTGCAGCTCAAACCTCCTTTGCCAGGTGCCTTATAGTCCAACAAATACAGTGACTTTATACCTTGTGCATCTCCTCCCAGGTGGTTTCTAATTCTACTTCTGGCATAAAGGAGTTGTCAGAAAAGTTTATGAATACAGCCTTGggtttacaatattttatttagttcatgAAAAGGCCACACATTactgtttttaaagtaaatgtttatagcaacacatTTGTTAGTTAATCCAGTTGCCATTCTtgacaattatatataattatcacTTAACCCTATCTATATCCTTTTCTCAATTGTTTGTAAACAGGTTTTGGTGAtcctttatttgtttaaaattattttttgagttaTATAACTATTCAGAGTGGACATAACTGCAAGTCACTTGGTCAGTTTCACAGAATAGTTAGCCTCTCTCTGATCTTTCCAGGAAAACAAATCCAATTCCGGATAGCCCCAAACAAATATCCTGTGGCACAAAATTACCTTCTTTTTGAACAGTGTCTCATGTTGGATGCTTCTTCAGGTACAGACCTGTAATAATTATAAGCAATGATCATCAACATATTTCTCCACATCTTAGACAATATTCTCTATTGATAACTACAACACAAATCGGTCATTAATAATAGATTGTCATAGTGCTCTTTGAATTGCCTTTGCTGGAACAACTAAAGAGATAGGTTACCACTTGGCAATACCATTTCATTCACCCTCCTGTTGTTAGCACTGTGTAgatgaggttttttgttttttgggtttttttgagttCTAAAATGTTGGGTGAGATAAAAGGAGGCTGACAGAGCTTCTTTGTGATAAAACAAATGCAACACATAGATCCTCTACAATAGATACAATGCTGAAAGCAAAGATGAATAGCCCACATATATAACTCTATCTCAAATGTATATCATGGCACAATGCAGTACCATGATTGAGAGACTTCACtcaggagagagaaatgacagAGGGGACAGTGAAAGTACTGGTCTATCCTTGGTGATAACTTCCCCTGGAGCAAGTAGAACTCACATGAGGGAGCCTTCCTCTAAAACACAGCACCTTCTCTTTGCAGCCAGAGCTGGAGAGCACTAATCATGCTGGGTTGAAAAGCATTCACACTGGctgctttctttttgttcctgAAAGTGCTGTTCGTTTTGCTCCACAAGCAATGAATTCCCTCGACTTGATTTACAAGGAAAATCTAAGTGCCTAAAATTGTCTgagtactaaaaaataaaaataaaaaaaatgaataaaactaacttgtcttttctgatttcaaaaaatctttttacttggcataaaaaaaaaaaaaagatgcctcaGAAATCTATTTTGTTTGTCAAGGGTGgatacagtttttaaatgtttcaaaacagctgttttcatttttgttaaaaaataaaagaaaaaagcttaatCATGGAGGCCTGATACAACAGAATCACTCCTTGCCTCCTCCATGTTCACATGCACACCTGGGTACACTGGAAGATCTGTTAGAGACTTGAAATAAAGTCTAGGTTGAAAGTAACATATATACATGGACCATTCTAATTTCCTGTTCACCACTACTTGGTTCCCTATGATGGATCTAGAAATTGACATTTTATGGAAACAGTTTTATGGACATTTAGGTAATGTCCTAAAAAATATGCCCTGCATTTTTCCAGGCTTGCTGACCATTCTTTGTATGATATTGGATCATTCTTGGGAGATCTCCTGTACCATAATGACCATTTTCTATCCACAAtgaatatcatattttaaatatagtgaAAATAGTATCAcaaaagaaatgtcatttgcaaatatcttctcccattctgtagattgcctttttgttttattgattgtttccttcactgtgcagaagctttttatttttatggagtcccaatagtttgtttttgcttttgttttccttgcctcaggagacatatctaataagaagttgctgaggctaatgtcaaagaggttactgcctgttttcttctctaggattttgatggtttcctgtctcatatttaggtctttcatccattttgaatttatatttgtgtatggtgtaagaatgtagtccagtttcattcttttgcatgttgctatccagttttcccaacaccatttattaaatagacttttttccattggatattctttcctgctttgtcgaagattagttgaccatatatttgtggactcatttctgtattttttattaggttccatggatctatgtgtctgtttttgtgccagtaccatactgtcttgatcactatagctttataagataatttgaagtccagaattgtaatgcctccagctttgcttttctttttcaagattgctttagctatttggggtcttttgtagtatccaaaatatatacagaatttgtaagactcaacacccaaaaaacaaataatccagttaaaaatgggcagaagatatgaataggtatttttctaaagaagatgtacagatggctgactgacacatgaaacaatgctcaatatcattcatcatcagggaaatgcaaatcaaaactacaatgagatatcacctcacaccaatcagaatggctaaaattaacaacacaggagacaacaggtgttgacaaggatgtggagaaagggaaccctcttacactgttggtgggaatgaaaactggtacagctactctggaaaaccatATGGCAATTCTTTgagaagttaaaaacagaactaccctaggattcaacaattgcactactaggtatttacccaaaggatacaaaaatacttgtTTGAAGAGAAACATgaaccttgatgtttatagcagcattatcaacaatagctaaattatgaaaagagcccaaatgtttatcaactgatgaatggataaagaacaggtaatatatgtgtgtgtgtgtgtgtgtgtgtctatacacacacacaatggagtattactcagccataaagaagaaggaaatcttttttgcaatgacatggagggaggcagagagtattatgctaagcaaaataagtcagtcagagaaagacagataccatatggtctcactcatatgtggaatttaagaaacaaaacaaacgaatgtacaggggggaaaagagaggggtaaaccaagaaacagactcttaactatagagaacaaactgatggttactggaggggaggtgggcagcggcatgggttaaataagtgaagggtattaagaaggacacttgtgatgagcactggatgtatgtaagtgatgaatcactaaattctatacctgaaactaatattacagtgtatgttaactagctggaatttaaataaaaacttgagaaaaaagaaaaatgcaaaaacaacaacaaaatgttctGTAAACAATGTAAAGAGTGAGGTCATGAGGCTAGTCCACCACAGGTGCAAGCAATAAGGGAATGGATTGAatgtagaaaatgtaaaaacaataataaaactgactaaaatttgtattttttttaatttgtattttttaattattaacattcACCAACAGTTCTAaacaatataaatgataaaattctcattcttctgaagttttattgttgttgatgaTGGTCTAAGTTCTAAAAATTTGCCCACCGCCAGAATGAGCTTCTTCCACTGCCCCACTACCACACTCCTGAGAGAACCCTAATAAACCACTAAATAAAGGATTGAGTTACTAAGGTTACTCTTGCTTTTTAACTTTCAAACTTTGAGTTATCAAGGTCAGTGCTTCTCACACTTTAATGTACATACAGATCATCTGTTGTTAATATGTAATTTCTGATTTAGTTGGACTGAAGTCGAAcagttctgcatttctaacaagtttccagattATGTCACTGCTGCTAGTCAATGGACTACTGTTCCAGTAGCCAGTGTCTGGAAAACATTCACCAGGACCATTAGTGGAAGAAcaatttaaagctttaaaaaacaatgaaagaaaacataggtattAATATCCTCACAGttccttaactttttaaatgaaaatgtatgttattattagttttttcagACCATGTTAATCTAATATTTTGCATTAGATCGTACTATTATGTAagattttttccagctttattgagatatacttgacAAATAACATCATTTTGTAAAGTTAAAGTGTAAAACATGATTTGATGTACATTTATATTGTCAAATGATCACCATGGTGCACCTAACatagttatctttttttgtgtgtgtgtgagaacatttaaggtctactctcttagccaattccaagtatacaatatagtattgatAACCATAGGtaactatagttgccatgctgtacattaggattcccagaacttattcattttattactgAGAGTGTGtcccctttgaccaatatctcatTTTCCCCACCCCAAATCTTCGTTAACCACCAATCTACTCTCAGTTTCCATGAGTTCAACTTTTATAGATTCCACACTTATgtttttaggttgtttccatgtcttggctattgtgaataatgctgcagtgatcATGGGAGTGCAAATACCTTCGAGATcctgtttcatttccttcagagatataaccagaagtgggattgctggatcacatggtagttctagttttagtTTATACTACTTTCCTTAGTGGCTCTACCAATTTACTTTTCCACCACAGTGCacaaagttttccttttctccacatgttCTCTCTTATCTTTTTGTAAAAGACATTCTaagaggtgtgaggtggtatttcactctggttttggtttgcatttctctgatgattaatgacattcggcactttttcatgtacctgttggccatttgtctgtcttttgtgaaaaaaatagcTACTCGgctcctctgcctatttttaaaactttgatggTTTGGGGGTTTTGCTGTtgaattttggatattaaccccatataaaatgtgcaaatatttctcccattcagtagattgccttttcattgtaTTGATTATTTTGGTGTTACTGTTATTTTCTGTGCAGAGCTTTTTTGGTTTAATGTAACCCCACTtgttgaattttgcttttgttgcttatgcttttgatgtcatatccaaaaatatttctcaaaatatccaaaaaatcattgcccagaTCAATATCAAAGAGTTTTTCACcatgttttcttcaaggagttttaaagctttcaaattttacatttaagcctttaatccattttgaactaCTTTTCCTAGTgctgtaagataggggtccagttttgttcttttaaatgtaaatgggctgttTTTCTAGcaaaatttattaaagagactatccttttcccattgagtattcttagctaccttgtcaaatattagttgactagATATGGATGGGTTTTCTTCGGTGTTCTTAATTTGGtttcattagaatttttatagggattgcattaaatctataggttgctttgggtaaaatggacattttaacaatattaattctgcTGCTCCATGAGTTCAGGTTATCCTTctacttatttgtgtcttcttcaatttctttcattaatgtcttatagttttcagtgtacagatcttttacctcttgaggtaaatttattcctaagtattttattgtttttgatactattgtaaatggtgtgtttctttattttattttcagatagttcgttgttagtatatagaaacacaattgacttttttatgttaattttgtatcctgctacttcactgaatttatttattagttttcaatttttggggggggttctATATGAGATTATGTCATCTacaacagagataattttactttttcttttccaatttataagacttttatttctttttcttgcctagttgttctggctaggacttccaattaATAGGAGTGATGAGAGTGAGCACCCTTGTCTTATTATTGATGtttgaggaaaagctttcagtttttcaccattaagtatgatagctgtgggcttgtcacatatggcatttattatgttgaagtgGTTTCTGCTGCACCCAATTTGTGGTGAGGTTtcatcatgaaaggatgttgaattttgttaagtgctttttctacatctattaagatttttatccttcattcttgTAATGTGGTATATACCCATAGATTTGGGTATATTGAACCACCCTTTAGTCCCAGGGATAAATTACACTTTTTCAGgggtatgatccttttaattgAATTCAGGGGAATTTAGTTGAATtaagtttgctagtattttgtttagaatttgtacatctatattcatcagagatactggcctctaattttattttcttatagtgtcCTAATTTGGCCATGGTATTAGTGTAATGCTGACCTCAGAAAAAGAGATTTGAATCTTCcttgttctttaatattttggaagAGCTTAAAAAAGATTGgcattagttcttctttaaaatgtttggtggaattcaccagtgaagccgtCTGGTTCTGatcttttatttgttgggaggtatttgattactgattccatctccttactagtaattagtctattcagattttctatttcttcatggttcagtcttggtagatcgtatgcttctaggaatttatccatctctcctaggttatctaatttgttggtacataattgttcatagcaatttcttatgatcctttgtatttttgtggtattatttacaatgtctcctctttcacttctaattttatttatttgaatcctctctttATGTTTTAATAAGTCTAGTTAAAACTTTgtcaatgagaagaaaaaaatcaacttaagAACAttgccaaaataaaagaaactatataTTGGTACTATTAAAAGAATAACACTGAATTAaatatgcaactttttttttaaagattatttatttgagagagcaagaatgagagagagtacatgagaggggggagggtcagagggagaagcagtctcctcgctgagcagggagcccgatgcgggactctatcccaggactccaggatcatgacctgagccgaaggcagttgcttaaccaactgagccacccaggtgccccattaaatATGCAACTCTTAACAAGTAACATTTGcaacaaataagaaatatttctaTGACACATTAATTAAGAAAGCATTTTGAGTATTTAGgatttaaaaagctatttataTAACAGAAAATATGCAAAAGTAAAATTTGAGGTGGTTTATAATCTTTTATTCTGTCAGAATATGTAAACCATGTCTCTTTTTTGCACCTTAGTTCCTTGTCTGCCACACAGGAAAAAGTGACACTTGGGCTCTACATTTTTACATAAAGATATGTTACTAACAAAATAGAACAGATGCAAATTACTTCAGGAAGTTAATAAGAAGAACATAAATGTAGATTACTGATATAATTAATTGgtaatttgtatattttcaatCAATTTAAGTTACCATTTATTCTTCTAGTCAATCAATTTTTCAGCAGTTATTGAGGATATGCTTTGTGCTAGCCATTGCATTGTGTGTATgggaataaatataaattaataatttatccAAAGAACTAGCTGATAAAACATAGACAACAAACATATAATAGAGTAATAATGGTAATAGTAACATTAAGCCTGGGCGGCTGGTAGAACATGTAGTAATTGTACCTATCAAAGTAAAGCATCAAGGAAGACTTCTCTGACTTGaaaattatagaatttaattCAAACAGTAGATAAAGATGAGGTACAGGAGAATGATAACCAGGGTATTTCAGGCTGAGCAAGTAGCATGTTTAAAGGCAGTAAAGTATGTGAGGCTGGGGTAGTGCACTGAAGTGTAGGGTACAGGAACGTTTTGATGAGTATGAGGTTGGAGAGAGGCAGGGACAATTTTAATAGTCTTAAAAGTCATCATAAGAATCTTGGGCTTTCTGCTGAAAATAATCAAGAACATCAGTGATGTGAGTGTGGATTGGGTGCTGTATGAGATTACCTATGGGGACATCAGGAAGCTCTGtaagaaattaaacaaatgatAGTTATAGACTGAAGCCATGAAGATTACCATGCAGATTAAAAGCAATACTGACTTTGAATGTCAGTGAAATTGACAGGATTTGAGGATTGATATGGAAAGTAAGGGAGAGGAAGTGTACAGGAATATTTTGGTCTGCAAATAACAAAGAAATGACGAATAACAATttccaaaagaagtaaaaatttcttttcttcatacaGTGTGCCCTGGGGTAAGGATTGGAGAAGCTCAACCCACGACATTAGGGTTCCATTTTTCTCTACCCTTCTGCTTCACAATTCTTGATGTCGTTCCTTTTTGCACTTGCGTGTGGCCTCATAATCATGTGTCCTAACAACACACTGCAATATTTGCCTACATTGGTTATCTACAGCATTTTATTGACTATTAGTAATATCATGACTAAAAAAAAGGACTTAATTGCAATGGTTATCCCtagttccatttttctctttatctctttccctATGTGTACAGTAAGGGTGCTACTCTTAGCATAGTACACTAATGTAAAACCATTTTTCTTCACCTCATTACACGTGTGTAGATAATTCTTCTAATATATAGCATTCAATTTACATAAAATCACCTGCATGCAAACTGTTGCATAAAGCACATAAAATGGATTTAGAGATGTGGGAAATTTTTGCATTATGTAAAGAAAACGAAGTAACAAAAGAGTACAAGCTGAATGCAATGTGAATCATGTCTCCTGGTGATGTGTAACATGGTGGCTCTGAGCACAATACACACAGTGGCTCCTCACAGGAATAAgaccctagttttttttttttaattttttaattttttttattcttatgttaatccccatacattacatcattagttttagatgtagtgttccatgattcattgtttgtgcataacacccagtgctccatgcagaatgtgccctcctcaatacccacaccaggctaacccatcctcccacccccctcccctctagagccctcagtttgtttttcagagtccatcttctctcatggttcgtctacccctccgatttcccccgcttcattctttccctcctgctaccttcttcttcttcttctttttttttttcttaacatatattgcattatttgtttcagaggtacagatctgagattcaacagtcttgcacaattcacagcgcttaccagagcacataccctcccc encodes the following:
- the LOC110583360 gene encoding 40S ribosomal protein S3a-like isoform X3, with the translated sequence MAVGKNKRLTKGGKKGAKKKVVDPFSKKDWYDVKAPAMFNIRNIGKTLVTRTQGTKIASDGLKGRVFEASLADLQNDEVAFRKKMMEIMTQEVQTNDLKEVVNKLIPDSIGKDIEKACQSIYPLHDVFVRKVKMLKKPKFELGKHMELHGEGSSSGKATGDETGAKVERADGYEPPVQESV
- the LOC110583360 gene encoding 40S ribosomal protein S3a-like isoform X2, encoding MAVGKNKRLTKGGKKGAKKKVVDPFSKKDWYDVKAPAMFNIRNIGKTLVTRTQGTKIASDGLKGRVFEASLADLQNDEVAFRKFKLGLITEDVQGKNCLTNFHGMDLTRDKMCSMVKKWQTMIEAHVNVKTTDGYLLRLFCVGFTKKCNNQIQKTSYAQHQEVRQIRKKMMEIMTQEVQTNDLKEVVNKLIPDSIGKDIEKACQSIYPLHDVFVRKVKMLKKPKFELGKHMELHGEGSSSGKATGDETGAKVERADGYEPPVQESV
- the LOC110583360 gene encoding 40S ribosomal protein S3a-like isoform X1 yields the protein MAVGKNKRLTKGGKKGAKKKVVDPFSKKDWYDVKAPAMFNIRNIGKTLVTRTQGTKIASDGLKGRVFEASLADLQNDEVAFRKFKLITEDVQGKNCLTNFHGMDLTRDKMCSMVKKWQTMIEAHVNVKTTDGYLLRLFCVGFTKKCNNQIQKTSYAQHQEVRQIRKKMMEIMTQEVQTNDLKEVVNKLIPDSIGKDIEKACQSIYPLHDVFVRKVKMLKKPKFELGKHMELHGEGSSSGKATGDETGAKVERADGYEPPVQESV